In the genome of Fusobacterium necrogenes, one region contains:
- the rpmI gene encoding 50S ribosomal protein L35 produces the protein MPKMKTHKGAKKRIKVTGTGKFVVKHSGKSHILTKKDRKRKNNLKKDFVVTETLTRHMEALLPYGAGR, from the coding sequence ATGCCAAAAATGAAGACTCATAAAGGAGCTAAAAAAAGAATAAAAGTTACAGGGACAGGTAAATTTGTAGTAAAACACTCAGGAAAAAGTCATATTTTAACTAAGAAAGATAGAAAAAGAAAAAATAACCTAAAGAAAGATTTCGTAGTAACTGAAACTTTAACAAGACACATGGAAGCTTTATTACCATATGGAGCAGGAAGATAA
- the rplT gene encoding 50S ribosomal protein L20, protein MRVKTGIVRRRKHKKVLKAAKGFRGASGDVIKQAKQATMKAAAYSTRDRKVTKRRMRQLWIIRINTAARLNGLTYSTLMNGLKKAGIVLDRKVLADIALNNSAEFTKLVETAKSAL, encoded by the coding sequence ATGAGAGTTAAAACTGGTATAGTTAGAAGAAGAAAGCATAAAAAAGTTTTAAAAGCAGCTAAGGGATTTAGAGGTGCTTCTGGAGACGTTATAAAACAAGCTAAACAAGCTACAATGAAAGCAGCAGCTTATTCTACAAGAGATAGAAAAGTAACTAAGAGAAGAATGAGACAATTATGGATAATCAGAATAAATACAGCTGCTAGATTAAATGGATTGACATATTCAACTTTAATGAATGGTCTTAAGAAAGCTGGAATTGTATTAGATAGAAAAGTTTTAGCGGATATAGCTTTAAACAATTCAGCAGAGTTCACAAAATTAGTAGAAACTGCAAAATCAGCTCTATAA
- the yqeC gene encoding selenium cofactor biosynthesis protein YqeC, with product MLVKVFDIKKGDVITITGAGGKTSLMFSLARELSVSGKVLITTTTKIFLPKPEEFEVLITANNKIKGLSKNIFVYGEKLENNKLYSPSYDKIYNLKKEFDYILIEGDGAKEKKIKAWSDTEPCIPPFSTKTIGVINLDILNLKLEKNNIHRFEIFKEKFSLYINKIANKYFLKDYIKFGDFFKCSSNTNNYLFFNGIDGDNYLEKFSQTLEICNQLKKENCPYNFILGSLYHNYFFKYIPTDAIVMASGYSKRMGKNKLQLPYRDTNLLGYTLEKLSFLPFYNIYVCGREKWVKDLTKNFGYNYLENKRSQFGQSESIKLGINNSSGEGIVFFTADQPLLTKNTLLKIYFNFLRYNYITIPRAEGQSFSPVFFPKNKREDLLKLEGDTGGREIIKKTALISFVDFQDKKEFLDIDTPEEYQNILSYQIDNK from the coding sequence ATGTTAGTAAAAGTATTTGATATAAAAAAAGGAGATGTTATTACTATTACAGGTGCTGGTGGAAAAACCTCTCTTATGTTTTCTTTAGCTAGAGAACTCTCTGTTTCTGGAAAAGTATTAATAACTACAACTACTAAAATCTTTCTCCCAAAACCTGAAGAATTTGAAGTATTAATAACAGCTAATAACAAAATTAAAGGGCTTTCAAAAAATATCTTTGTCTATGGGGAAAAGCTAGAAAATAATAAGCTTTATTCTCCTTCATATGATAAGATTTACAATTTAAAAAAAGAATTTGACTATATATTAATAGAAGGTGATGGAGCTAAAGAGAAAAAAATAAAAGCTTGGAGTGATACAGAACCTTGTATTCCCCCTTTTTCAACAAAAACTATCGGAGTAATCAATTTAGATATCCTAAATTTAAAGTTAGAGAAAAATAATATTCATAGATTTGAAATTTTTAAAGAGAAATTTAGCCTCTATATAAATAAAATTGCAAACAAGTATTTCTTAAAAGATTATATTAAATTTGGTGATTTTTTTAAATGTTCTTCAAATACAAATAACTACTTATTTTTTAATGGAATAGATGGAGATAATTATCTTGAAAAATTTTCACAAACCTTAGAAATTTGTAATCAGCTAAAAAAAGAAAATTGTCCATACAATTTTATTCTAGGTTCACTTTATCATAACTATTTTTTTAAATACATTCCTACTGATGCAATAGTTATGGCTTCAGGATATTCAAAGAGAATGGGAAAAAATAAATTACAACTTCCTTATAGAGATACAAACCTACTTGGATATACCTTAGAAAAATTATCTTTTCTACCTTTTTATAACATATATGTATGTGGAAGAGAAAAATGGGTAAAAGATTTGACTAAAAATTTTGGATACAATTATCTTGAAAATAAAAGATCTCAATTTGGACAAAGTGAAAGTATAAAGCTTGGTATAAACAATTCATCAGGAGAAGGAATTGTTTTTTTTACTGCTGATCAACCTCTTTTGACAAAAAATACTCTTCTAAAAATTTATTTCAATTTTTTGAGATACAATTATATTACAATTCCAAGAGCCGAAGGTCAATCTTTTTCTCCAGTATTTTTTCCTAAAAATAAAAGAGAAGATTTGTTAAAACTAGAGGGAGATACTGGTGGTCGAGAAATTATAAAAAAAACAGCCCTTATCTCTTTTGTAGACTTCCAAGATAAAAAAGAGTTTCTAGATATTGATACTCCTGAAGAATACCAAAATATATTGTCGTATCAAATTGATAACAAATAA
- a CDS encoding MetQ/NlpA family ABC transporter substrate-binding protein, whose product MKLSVKTLLLAGLLTLGINSVAGELKVGATPVPHAELLNLIKDDLKAQGVDLKVIEFTDYVTPNLSLADGEIDANYFQHYPYLEKFANERNLKLVSAAKIHVEPLGVFSKKYTKLEDIPAKATVAIPNDPSNGGRALILLHNKGLIKLADPNNLYATEFDIVENPKKLKFKPIEAPQLPRVLPDVAAAVINGNYALEAGFSPVKDALVLEGEESPYANILAVREGDEKKEDIVKLIQALQSEKVKQYILSNYNGGVVATF is encoded by the coding sequence ATGAAATTATCAGTTAAAACACTTTTATTAGCAGGACTTTTAACACTAGGTATTAATTCTGTAGCTGGAGAATTAAAAGTTGGAGCTACTCCTGTTCCACATGCTGAACTTTTAAATTTAATAAAAGATGATTTAAAAGCTCAAGGAGTAGATTTAAAAGTTATAGAGTTCACTGACTATGTGACTCCAAATCTTTCATTAGCTGATGGTGAAATAGATGCTAATTATTTTCAACACTATCCATACTTAGAAAAATTTGCAAACGAAAGAAATCTAAAACTTGTTTCAGCTGCAAAAATTCATGTAGAACCATTAGGAGTATTTTCTAAAAAATATACAAAGCTTGAAGATATACCAGCAAAAGCTACTGTTGCTATCCCTAACGATCCATCTAATGGTGGAAGAGCACTTATATTATTACATAATAAAGGACTTATCAAATTAGCTGATCCTAATAATCTATATGCAACAGAATTTGATATTGTTGAAAATCCTAAAAAATTAAAATTCAAACCTATTGAAGCTCCACAACTTCCTAGGGTTTTACCAGATGTAGCTGCTGCTGTAATCAATGGTAACTATGCTTTAGAAGCTGGATTTTCTCCGGTAAAAGATGCTTTAGTTCTAGAAGGGGAAGAATCTCCTTATGCTAATATTTTAGCTGTAAGAGAAGGAGATGAAAAAAAAGAAGATATAGTTAAACTTATTCAAGCTTTACAAAGTGAAAAAGTAAAACAATATATTCTATCTAATTATAATGGTGGAGTTGTCGCTACATTTTAA
- a CDS encoding methionine ABC transporter permease, with protein MVFSMIWTSTLETLYMVFFSTFFSLLIGFPIGILLTITKEGNILEKPKLNKVLDFVINTLRSFPFIILMILLFPLSRIIVGTTIGSTAAIVPLSISAAPFVARMIEGALNEVDKGLIEASSSMGANNWTIIFKVMIPETMPHILHGITVTIVSLIGFSAMAGTIGAGGLGDLAIRFGYQRFKTDIMIYAVIVIIIVVQILQSLGDYLVYRSKKNR; from the coding sequence ATGGTATTTAGTATGATATGGACATCTACATTAGAAACATTATACATGGTTTTTTTCTCAACATTTTTTTCACTATTAATTGGATTTCCAATAGGAATACTTCTTACAATTACAAAAGAAGGAAATATTTTGGAAAAACCTAAACTCAACAAAGTACTAGATTTTGTAATCAATACCTTAAGATCATTCCCTTTTATTATACTTATGATACTTCTTTTTCCTCTTTCAAGAATAATAGTAGGAACAACAATAGGAAGTACTGCAGCAATAGTACCTCTTTCTATCTCAGCAGCTCCATTTGTAGCCAGAATGATAGAGGGTGCTTTAAACGAAGTAGATAAAGGTCTCATTGAAGCTAGTTCTAGTATGGGAGCAAATAACTGGACAATAATATTTAAAGTTATGATACCTGAAACTATGCCTCATATACTACATGGTATAACTGTTACTATAGTAAGTCTTATTGGATTTTCAGCTATGGCAGGAACAATTGGTGCTGGTGGATTAGGAGATCTAGCTATCAGATTTGGATATCAAAGATTTAAAACAGATATCATGATATACGCAGTAATAGTTATTATTATAGTAGTTCAAATCTTACAATCACTCGGAGATTATTTAGTTTACAGATCAAAAAAAAATAGATAA
- a CDS encoding methionine ABC transporter ATP-binding protein, which translates to MIEIQNINKIYPNGYHAVKNVSLEIKTGDIFGVIGLSGAGKSSLIRLINRLEEPTDGKIIIDGIDITALSKAELLERRKKIGMIFQHFNLLSSRTVGENIAFSLEIANWKKSDIDRRVKELLKVVELSDKENYYPSQLSGGQKQRVAIARALANNPDILLSDEATSALDPKTTKSILELIKNIKKQFGLTVVMITHQMEVIRDICNRVAVMSDGKIVESGSVHHIFSNPQTEVTKELISYLPADEKQGIEIMKTKGKSIVRLDFLGTMAEEPIISQAVRTFNIDLSIIGGSIDNLSTMKVGHLFIELSGNIDQQKEAISWFKNEAGVLTEVIYNGI; encoded by the coding sequence ATGATAGAGATACAAAACATAAATAAAATATATCCTAATGGCTATCATGCCGTTAAAAATGTATCTTTAGAAATAAAAACAGGGGATATTTTTGGAGTAATTGGACTTAGTGGTGCTGGAAAATCTTCTTTAATAAGACTCATAAACAGACTTGAAGAACCAACAGATGGAAAAATTATAATAGATGGTATTGATATTACAGCTCTTTCTAAAGCAGAGTTATTAGAAAGAAGAAAAAAAATAGGAATGATTTTCCAACATTTTAATCTACTTTCTTCAAGGACAGTAGGAGAAAATATAGCTTTTTCCCTAGAGATTGCTAATTGGAAAAAATCTGATATAGACAGGAGAGTTAAAGAACTTTTAAAGGTAGTTGAACTTTCTGATAAAGAAAATTACTATCCATCACAGTTATCTGGCGGACAAAAGCAAAGAGTAGCCATAGCTAGAGCATTAGCAAATAATCCAGATATACTACTATCTGACGAAGCTACTTCAGCCCTAGATCCTAAAACAACTAAATCAATACTGGAATTAATAAAAAATATAAAAAAACAATTTGGGCTTACAGTTGTGATGATAACTCATCAAATGGAAGTAATCAGAGATATTTGTAATCGAGTAGCTGTAATGTCTGATGGAAAAATTGTAGAATCTGGAAGTGTCCACCATATTTTCTCTAATCCACAAACTGAAGTTACAAAGGAACTAATTTCTTATCTTCCAGCTGACGAAAAGCAAGGAATAGAGATAATGAAAACAAAGGGTAAGTCAATAGTTAGACTCGATTTTTTAGGCACAATGGCTGAAGAACCTATAATTTCTCAAGCTGTGAGAACCTTCAATATAGATCTTAGTATAATTGGAGGATCTATTGATAATTTATCTACTATGAAGGTAGGACACCTATTTATAGAACTTTCTGGAAATATTGATCAGCAAAAAGAAGCTATATCTTGGTTTAAAAATGAAGCAGGAGTACTCACAGAGGTGATATACAATGGTATTTAG
- a CDS encoding MATE family efflux transporter codes for MFKAIDLKKDSITRLFFNFSIPAVTGMMVNALYAIVDGIFIGQGVGAAGLAAVNIAYPIINLGIAISLLIGTGGATLMSLRPKNIKFKNTCFSYIVTLNIIFYILILALVLISGDRLIFLLGSSEQLLLQVKIYLYTCIIAMIFLMLSNSLNAVVRNDKAPVYAFISMLIGAITNVFLDWLFIIIFKWGVFGGAFATAIGQLFSFLFLVKYFYRIDCKLKYKFQKIKMPFLKNIISIGFPSFTIEFTAALTNALFNISFMRFLGEIGVSAYCIVAYICYIFRCLFTGLSQGIQPIISYNYGIKEYERVKKTYRLGHIVTFFISSSILLTIIFFGKYLVKLFNNDKALVDLAAHGLILFASAIIFQGANFINISYLQSKGMTKLSNIISSLRSIVFFIISIIILPLFLRETGVWLSLPASDFMCFIISIIILRKELPFSFKLPKKKEKRKFIKL; via the coding sequence ATGTTTAAAGCTATTGACCTAAAAAAGGATTCAATCACAAGGCTATTTTTTAATTTTTCAATACCTGCTGTTACTGGTATGATGGTTAATGCTCTCTATGCCATTGTAGATGGAATTTTTATTGGACAAGGGGTTGGTGCAGCTGGACTTGCTGCTGTAAATATAGCTTACCCTATTATTAACCTAGGAATTGCTATAAGTTTATTAATTGGAACTGGTGGAGCTACTTTGATGTCTCTACGTCCTAAAAATATAAAATTTAAAAATACCTGTTTCTCATATATAGTTACTTTGAATATTATTTTTTACATTCTCATTTTAGCCTTAGTTCTAATTAGTGGAGATAGATTGATATTTTTGTTAGGTTCTAGTGAACAGTTACTTTTACAAGTTAAAATATATCTCTATACTTGCATCATTGCTATGATATTTTTAATGCTATCTAATAGCTTAAATGCTGTAGTCAGAAATGATAAAGCTCCAGTATATGCTTTCATATCTATGCTTATTGGAGCTATCACTAATGTATTTTTAGATTGGTTATTTATTATAATATTTAAGTGGGGAGTCTTTGGAGGAGCTTTTGCTACAGCTATTGGACAATTATTTTCATTTTTATTTTTAGTAAAATACTTTTATAGAATAGATTGTAAATTAAAATATAAATTCCAAAAAATAAAGATGCCTTTTCTTAAAAATATTATCTCTATTGGTTTTCCATCATTTACAATAGAGTTTACAGCAGCACTTACAAATGCACTCTTCAATATCTCTTTTATGAGATTTTTAGGAGAAATAGGAGTATCAGCTTACTGTATTGTTGCATACATTTGTTATATATTTAGATGCTTATTTACTGGATTATCTCAAGGAATACAACCTATTATAAGCTATAACTATGGAATAAAAGAGTATGAGAGAGTTAAAAAAACATATAGATTAGGACATATAGTAACTTTCTTTATATCTTCATCTATACTCCTAACTATAATATTCTTTGGAAAATATTTAGTAAAATTATTTAATAATGATAAAGCTCTTGTAGATTTAGCAGCACATGGATTGATTTTATTTGCAAGTGCTATTATCTTTCAAGGAGCAAATTTTATTAATATATCATACTTACAATCTAAAGGGATGACAAAGTTATCAAATATAATTTCTTCATTGAGGAGCATTGTATTTTTTATAATTTCAATAATTATACTTCCATTATTCTTGAGAGAAACTGGTGTCTGGCTATCTCTTCCAGCTTCAGATTTTATGTGTTTTATTATTAGTATTATTATCCTTAGAAAAGAACTTCCCTTTTCATTTAAATTGCCTAAGAAAAAAGAGAAAAGAAAATTTATAAAATTATAA
- the glsA gene encoding glutaminase A — MNLNELLDKLVIKNRPICELGHLANYIPELDRAPKGALGIFITDINGNKYCAGDWNNKFTIQSISKLITLMLAILDNGEDYVFSKVGMEPTGDPFNSIVKLETSNGKKPYNPMINAGAIAVSSMIKGKDAKEKFDRLLDFFKLISEDNTLDVDYKVYCSESETGNRNRSMGYFLKSEGIIDGNVEDALTVYFKQCSIEVTAETLSKIAVFLLNNGRLSTGEEIIPTRVATIIKTLMVTCGMYDNSGEFAIRVGIPSKSGVGGGILSVVPGKMAIGVYAPSLDEKGNPIAGVALLEDLSKELNLTIF; from the coding sequence ATGAATTTAAATGAACTTTTAGATAAATTAGTTATAAAAAATAGACCTATTTGTGAGCTTGGACATCTTGCTAACTATATCCCAGAACTTGATAGGGCTCCTAAAGGTGCTCTTGGTATCTTTATAACAGATATAAATGGAAATAAATACTGTGCTGGAGATTGGAATAATAAATTTACTATTCAAAGTATATCTAAACTAATTACTCTTATGTTAGCTATACTAGATAATGGAGAAGATTATGTTTTTTCAAAAGTTGGAATGGAGCCAACTGGTGATCCATTTAATTCAATAGTTAAACTTGAAACTTCCAATGGAAAAAAACCTTACAATCCTATGATTAATGCTGGTGCTATTGCTGTTTCATCTATGATAAAAGGGAAGGATGCTAAAGAGAAATTTGACCGTCTTTTAGATTTTTTTAAATTAATCTCAGAAGATAATACATTGGATGTTGACTATAAAGTATATTGTAGCGAAAGTGAAACAGGTAATAGAAATAGATCAATGGGATATTTTTTAAAGAGTGAAGGTATTATAGATGGAAATGTAGAAGATGCTTTAACAGTATATTTTAAACAATGTTCTATTGAAGTAACAGCAGAAACACTTTCTAAAATAGCTGTATTTTTACTAAATAATGGTAGATTATCTACTGGTGAGGAAATTATTCCTACAAGAGTTGCCACTATTATAAAAACTCTTATGGTTACATGTGGGATGTATGATAATTCTGGTGAATTTGCTATAAGGGTTGGTATTCCATCTAAAAGTGGCGTAGGTGGTGGTATTTTATCTGTTGTTCCTGGTAAAATGGCAATTGGAGTTTATGCTCCATCTTTAGATGAAAAGGGAAATCCAATTGCTGGGGTAGCTCTTTTAGAAGATCTATCTAAAGAATTAAATCTCACTATTTTCTAA
- a CDS encoding VOC family protein, with protein sequence MFKFNHFNFNVLDLENSLKFYKEALGLKEVRRKEAQDGSYKLVYLGDGEGHFSLELTWLRDRKEKYDLGDEEFHLAITAENYEEAYKKHKEMGIIIYENPAMGIYFIGDPDGYWIEIVPVRK encoded by the coding sequence ATGTTTAAATTTAATCATTTTAATTTCAATGTATTAGATTTAGAAAATAGTTTAAAATTTTATAAAGAAGCTCTTGGATTGAAAGAAGTAAGAAGAAAAGAAGCTCAAGATGGTAGTTATAAGCTAGTTTATCTAGGGGATGGCGAAGGACATTTCTCCCTTGAACTCACTTGGCTCAGAGATAGAAAAGAAAAATATGATTTAGGTGACGAAGAATTCCATCTAGCTATCACCGCTGAAAACTATGAAGAAGCCTATAAAAAACATAAAGAAATGGGAATTATTATCTATGAAAATCCAGCTATGGGAATCTATTTCATAGGAGATCCAGATGGTTATTGGATAGAGATAGTGCCAGTTAGAAAATAA
- a CDS encoding MBL fold metallo-hydrolase: MKIFYIYHSGFAVETENYRLVFDYYMEPKRNSGDFKVENFVISDKHVIVFSSHGHGDHFNKEILKWKEKNPNINYILSDDIEAEIKKYFVKEGDILSIAEAEIKVFGSTDLGTSYLVKCDGKIFFHSGDLNWWAWSDDTPEEEKEMRDLYMKKMEKIVENVEKVDYLFYPVDPRLEKNSFLGIEDFIKRIEVKNIIPMHMWDNYSIAENLEKRVDINVIKFKKNCEKIFEI, encoded by the coding sequence ATGAAAATTTTTTATATTTATCATAGTGGGTTTGCAGTAGAAACAGAAAATTATAGATTGGTCTTTGATTATTATATGGAACCTAAGAGAAATAGTGGAGATTTTAAAGTAGAAAATTTTGTAATCAGTGATAAACATGTAATAGTATTTTCATCTCATGGACATGGAGATCATTTTAATAAAGAAATTTTAAAATGGAAAGAGAAAAATCCAAACATAAACTATATTTTAAGTGATGATATTGAAGCTGAAATAAAAAAATATTTTGTAAAAGAGGGAGACATTTTAAGTATAGCTGAAGCGGAGATAAAAGTTTTTGGCTCAACTGATTTAGGAACATCTTATTTAGTCAAATGTGATGGAAAGATATTTTTTCATTCTGGAGATTTAAATTGGTGGGCTTGGTCAGATGATACGCCGGAAGAGGAGAAAGAGATGAGAGATCTCTATATGAAAAAAATGGAAAAAATAGTAGAAAATGTAGAGAAAGTTGACTATTTATTTTATCCTGTTGATCCAAGATTAGAAAAAAATAGTTTTTTAGGTATAGAGGATTTTATAAAAAGAATTGAAGTGAAAAATATAATTCCAATGCATATGTGGGATAACTATAGTATAGCTGAGAATTTGGAAAAAAGAGTTGATATAAATGTAATAAAATTTAAAAAAAATTGTGAAAAAATATTTGAAATATAA
- a CDS encoding GNAT family N-acetyltransferase: MLKIRFAKKEDLDRIADIELECFPVAEAADRETLRTRFEAFSENFLVAEKDGRVIGFINGCTIHVPELSDELYHNTKLHKPTGNYQTVFGLDVIPEYRKQGIAGKLLDELINLSKKRSKKAVILTCKDQLVHYYSKFGFKHLGVSVSSHGGAKWNDMYLELKSK, from the coding sequence ATGTTAAAGATAAGATTTGCTAAAAAAGAAGATTTAGATAGAATAGCTGATATAGAATTAGAGTGTTTTCCGGTAGCAGAAGCAGCTGACAGAGAGACATTGAGAACTAGATTTGAAGCCTTTAGTGAAAATTTTTTAGTAGCTGAAAAAGATGGGAGAGTAATAGGTTTTATAAATGGTTGTACAATTCATGTTCCAGAGCTTTCAGATGAGTTATATCATAATACAAAGCTACATAAACCTACTGGAAATTATCAGACAGTTTTTGGATTAGATGTAATACCTGAATATAGAAAGCAGGGTATAGCAGGAAAACTTTTAGACGAATTAATAAATTTGAGTAAAAAAAGAAGTAAAAAAGCAGTGATATTAACTTGTAAAGATCAACTAGTACATTATTATTCTAAGTTTGGCTTTAAACATCTAGGGGTATCAGTTTCTTCACACGGTGGAGCTAAATGGAATGATATGTATTTAGAGTTAAAGAGTAAATAA